From Dreissena polymorpha isolate Duluth1 chromosome 15, UMN_Dpol_1.0, whole genome shotgun sequence, a single genomic window includes:
- the LOC127859306 gene encoding uncharacterized protein LOC127859306, producing the protein MTGASSSIPSKMFRWLKDKKNRKQDRKQRPEDDYGFRKRQIILQETENGHSVIIKDDETTVVYPQSFCKFHFRARMPTPVQNVKETSSHIYDEIPESIVRNRLGVGASHVNDADLIKDTRAATAPMLNSRVDLNNAIEVGPYLIVPIVNPNTGTKNGDVEIFKRNSDPCGKNADFPICHCQEIGCFECKVTDLRNDPSQTWSSQIPGDAIKDAKIVLTRCVKSKQGLKDATNVQPENEVLRSDLCSNSNGAQSQNNTQCAFRIFADSPSNDSNSRTLTPVSSPQTPDNLSDRPESCAITDDEIVATEKEAKDISSTSPKPKSAFRLKEHDGNETGYEYDLSTSGGSAQSRDGERVTDRKDYEDYLSKIESNLLHKQNVRKIVHGIDNINIDNCAENCDSSDIASMTYVSSLSEYSSATSHISGNSADNSCSDESSGYFECLDKTPGAITKTRCSPNSKQRTGLERSLSMPSERQPSKKKVSKRHKDKSISKTNATKTDRSKSFDSRIYKALSDEDRELYKFPSASNTGSSVRSRHGRGKPVPLAPQPTPVYMDPYRGKSRSHNRLLGDLIRMNYDKQLFFH; encoded by the coding sequence ATGACGGGAGCCAGCAGCAGCATCCCCAGCAAGATGTTCCGCTGGTTGAAGGACAAAAAGAATCGGAAACAGGACCGGAAGCAACGACCCGAAGACGACTACGGGTTCAGAAAGCGTCAGATAATTCTCCAGGAAACTGAAAACGGACATAGCGTCATCATCAAGGATGACGAAACGACTGTAGTTTACCCACAAAGCTTTTGTAAATTCCACTTCCGGGCACGGATGCCCACTCCAGTCCAGAATGTGAAAGAAACGTCGTCCCACATTTATGACGAAATTCCAGAAAGCATTGTTCGAAATCGTCTGGGTGTAGGTGCGAGCCACGTTAATGATGCGGACTTGATCAAAGATACCCGTGCTGCGACCGCGCCTATGTTGAATTCTAGAGTAGATTTAAACAATGCAATAGAAGTCGGTCCGTACTTAATTGTGCCAATAGTCAATCCGAATACCGGAACTAAGAATGGCGATGTAGAAATATTTAAGAGAAACAGTGACCCATGCGGAAAGAACGCTGACTTTCCTATATGTCATTGTCAAGAAATCGGGTGTTTTGAGTGTAAGGTCACTGACCTCAGGAACGACCCATCTCAAACATGGAGTTCGCAGATTCCAGGAGACGCCATAAAAGACGCTAAGATCGTTCTTACCCGCTGCGTGAAGTCGAAACAAGGATTAAAAGACGCTACCAACGTTCAACCGGAAAATGAAGTCCTTCGTTCAGACCTGTGTTCAAATTCAAACGGTGCTCAAAGTCAAAACAATACGCAATGTGCTTTCAGGATATTTGCGGACTCCCCTAGTAATGACAGCAATTCACGGACATTGACGCCTGTTTCGTCCCCGCAAACTCCCGACAACCTGTCGGACAGACCCGAATCATGTGCAATAACCGACGACGAAATCGTAGCAACCGAAAAGGAGGCAAAAGACATTTCTAGTACTTCACCAAAGCCTAAAAGTGCATTTCGATTGAAGGAACATGACGGAAACGAAACCGGATATGAATATGATCTCAGTACTTCCGGTGGAAGTGCGCAGTCGCGAGACGGTGAGCGCGTGACAGACCGGAAAGACTATGAGGACTATCTTTCAAAAATCGAGTCAAATCTCCTTCATAAACAGAATGTGCGAAAAATAGTGCACGGCATAGACAATATAAACATTGACAATTGTGCTGAAAACTGCGATAGCAGTGACATAGCATCCATGACGTATGTTTCTAGTCTGTCTGAATATTCATCCGCGACGAGTCACATTAGCGGTAATTCGGCCGACAATTCGTGCTCCGACGAAAGCAGTGGATATTTCGAATGTTTGGACAAAACACCAGGTGCTATAACTAAAACTAGGTGCAGTCCAAACAGCAAACAGCGAACTGGTTTAGAACGCTCACTATCAATGCCTTCCGAGCGACAACCCTCGAAGAAAAAGGTGTCCAAAAGGCACAAAGACAAATCTATAAGTAAGACGAATGCAACAAAAACTGACCGCAGTAAATCGTTTGATTCGCGAATTTACAAAGCGCTTTCTGATGAGGATAGAGAACTCTACAAATTTCCGTCCGCTTCAAACACCGGAAGTTCTGTGAGGTCGAGGCACGGGCGGGGGAAACCGGTCCCGTTGGCCCCTCAACCCACGCCTGTATATATGGACCCTTATAGGGGCAAATCGCGGAGCCATAATAGACTTCTGGGGGATCTTATTCGCATGAATTATGACAAGCAGCTGTTCTTTCATTAA